In one Kitasatospora cineracea genomic region, the following are encoded:
- a CDS encoding transposase, translated as MGKKKPRPRCSFTPEFKAGIVELCRRGDRSVGQVAKDFDVTETAVRLWVNQAEVGTGVRAGLASDEREELARLRRENRRLREDVDILKRATAFFAEETGDGAPVHRGGEACESQRQAGV; from the coding sequence ATGGGGAAGAAGAAACCGCGTCCTCGCTGTTCGTTCACGCCGGAGTTCAAGGCCGGGATCGTCGAGCTGTGTCGGCGTGGGGACCGTTCGGTCGGTCAGGTCGCCAAGGACTTCGACGTGACCGAGACCGCGGTCCGGCTGTGGGTGAACCAGGCCGAGGTCGGCACCGGCGTACGCGCGGGCCTGGCCAGCGACGAGCGCGAGGAACTGGCCCGGCTGCGGCGGGAGAACCGCAGGCTGCGCGAGGACGTGGACATCCTCAAGCGGGCCACGGCTTTCTTCGCGGAGGAGACCGGTGACGGTGCACCCGTTCATCGAGGCGGAGAAGCGTGCGAGTCACAGCGTCAAGCAGGCGTGTGA